A region from the Nostoc sp. HK-01 genome encodes:
- the queA gene encoding S-adenosylmethionine--tRNA ribosyltransferase-isomerase, translating into MEPAITQGNFNKVTATGVEEVNLDCSLIGYDYVLHPELIAQNPAVPRDSSRLLVVNSAATGRDSAPLHHIFRDLPELLRPGDLLVMNNTRVIPARLYGNKSTGAEIEVLLLEERQHNCWLALVKPGKRFKSGSQIIFSGKGLENDSSTPQLTATVLETDAATGGRLLQFDVPPGKSLVELLDKFGEIPLPPYITTSAAADEQYQTVYAEQPGAIAAPTAGLHFTPELLEKLRDRNIHQAFVTLHVGVGTFRPVEVEDVTTHAMHEEWIEVPAATVEQIRATKAAGGRIIAVGTTVVRSLEGAAQSGELQPFCGKTNLFIYPGYQWRVVEGLITNFHLPRSSLLMLVSALIGRQRLLKIYQEAIASRYRFYSFGDAMLILPEGREKCEV; encoded by the coding sequence ATGGAGCCAGCAATAACTCAAGGAAATTTTAATAAAGTGACTGCCACAGGAGTAGAAGAAGTAAACTTAGATTGTTCATTAATTGGGTATGATTACGTACTCCATCCAGAACTGATTGCCCAAAATCCGGCAGTTCCCAGAGATAGTTCTCGGTTATTAGTCGTCAATTCTGCCGCCACAGGTAGGGATTCGGCACCACTACACCACATCTTCCGAGATTTACCTGAACTGCTGCGTCCTGGTGATTTGTTGGTGATGAATAATACCAGAGTTATCCCCGCCAGACTTTATGGAAATAAATCTACAGGAGCAGAAATTGAAGTATTGCTGTTAGAAGAACGACAGCATAACTGTTGGTTAGCCTTGGTTAAGCCAGGAAAGCGTTTTAAATCAGGTTCCCAAATTATTTTTTCTGGTAAAGGGTTAGAAAATGATTCCTCCACTCCCCAACTCACAGCGACAGTTTTAGAAACCGATGCGGCGACTGGTGGGCGGTTGCTGCAATTTGATGTCCCGCCAGGAAAATCTTTGGTAGAACTGTTAGATAAATTTGGTGAGATTCCTTTACCGCCTTACATCACTACCTCAGCCGCTGCGGATGAACAATATCAGACTGTATACGCCGAACAACCAGGTGCGATCGCAGCGCCAACGGCTGGGTTACACTTTACTCCAGAATTACTAGAAAAATTGCGCGATCGCAATATCCATCAAGCATTTGTCACACTCCATGTTGGTGTGGGTACATTTCGCCCTGTGGAAGTAGAAGATGTCACCACCCACGCAATGCACGAAGAATGGATTGAAGTTCCTGCGGCTACAGTAGAACAAATCCGCGCTACTAAAGCCGCTGGTGGGCGAATTATTGCTGTCGGCACAACAGTGGTACGTTCTTTAGAAGGTGCAGCCCAATCGGGAGAATTACAACCATTTTGCGGCAAAACTAACTTATTTATTTACCCTGGCTACCAATGGCGGGTAGTGGAGGGGTTAATTACTAATTTTCACCTACCCCGTTCGAGTTTGCTGATGCTGGTAAGTGCTTTAATTGGCAGACAAAGATTATTGAAAATATACCAAGAAGCGATCGCCTCTCGATATCGTTTTTACTCCTTTGGTGATGCCATGCTGATTTTGCCAGAAGGAAGAGAAAAGTGTGAAGTATGA
- a CDS encoding hypothetical protein (similar to O-linked GlcNAc transferase) — MYKQHQLRQWYCCFSSLGFHRVINWRKSHLTIISAASAFLVLAAPSVINLPASRVLAENVISQDLDAAIYYQKGVTLYNRKDLDGAESAFRQALEHDPNIGMARNYLGNILLRQNRLDIAVQEYSEAIRINPNQSEVYYNLGLALQRQGQKEAAVTAYRQALVIEPKMATAQYNLGVVLQELGQSQEAIAAYQQAANLDSSNDSAFFNLAIALQEQGKLEEAIAAYRQVIQLDPKNTAAYNNMAGLLVVQGQATEAITVYKQAIRQNSKDATAYHNLGITLYNQGELKKANAALKNALNNYRTQGNTEQTAKVEQLMQQITQQIAQQKLQEQQQRQAGKKPAPTENVATPTEQPTPATPGTTPSNSSDVPVSLEQSTN; from the coding sequence ATGTATAAACAACATCAACTTCGTCAGTGGTATTGCTGCTTTTCTAGCTTGGGGTTTCACCGAGTGATCAATTGGCGGAAATCTCATTTAACAATTATCTCAGCGGCCTCGGCGTTTTTGGTGTTGGCTGCACCATCCGTAATAAATTTACCAGCAAGCAGAGTATTGGCTGAGAATGTCATCTCTCAGGATTTAGATGCAGCTATTTATTACCAAAAAGGAGTGACACTCTATAACCGAAAAGACTTAGACGGTGCAGAATCTGCATTTCGTCAAGCATTAGAACATGATCCTAATATTGGGATGGCACGGAATTACTTAGGGAATATTCTATTAAGACAAAATCGCTTAGATATAGCTGTTCAAGAATATAGCGAAGCAATTAGAATCAACCCGAATCAGAGTGAAGTTTATTACAACTTAGGGTTGGCGTTACAACGACAAGGTCAGAAAGAAGCGGCTGTTACAGCTTACCGCCAAGCTTTAGTCATCGAACCGAAAATGGCAACCGCGCAGTATAACTTAGGTGTAGTGCTGCAAGAACTAGGACAATCGCAAGAAGCGATCGCCGCATATCAGCAAGCAGCTAATCTTGATAGCAGTAATGATAGTGCATTTTTTAATTTAGCGATCGCCCTCCAAGAACAAGGAAAATTAGAAGAAGCGATCGCAGCTTATCGTCAAGTTATCCAGCTAGATCCCAAAAATACTGCTGCTTACAATAACATGGCTGGTTTGCTAGTAGTTCAAGGTCAGGCTACCGAAGCAATTACTGTTTATAAGCAAGCAATTCGCCAAAACTCTAAAGATGCCACCGCATACCATAATTTGGGCATCACTTTATACAATCAAGGTGAACTCAAAAAAGCGAATGCAGCCTTGAAAAATGCGCTGAATAACTACCGCACACAAGGCAACACCGAACAAACTGCCAAAGTTGAACAATTAATGCAGCAAATTACACAGCAAATTGCTCAACAGAAATTACAAGAACAACAGCAACGTCAAGCTGGCAAAAAACCTGCACCTACTGAGAATGTAGCCACACCAACAGAACAACCCACTCCAGCAACTCCAGGCACAACACCAAGTAATTCCAGTGATGTACCTGTATCTTTAGAGCAATCCACTAATTAA
- a CDS encoding deaminase-reductase domain-containing protein: MAQHRPHTTVVLAMSADGKIADFRRSPARFGSGADQAHLEKQIAASDAVLFGAGTLRAYGTTLTVSHPTLLQHRIKEGKTPQPVHIVITQSADFNPEIKFFKQPIPRWLLTTAAGATVWQGCSEFEQILVFETSTGTIDTTAALQYLASIHITRLVVLGGGQLVASMVHSDLIDEFWLTICPLILGGTTAPTPVEGQGFFANLAPRLKLLAVEQVEQEVFLHYQVQRTLD, from the coding sequence ATGGCGCAACATCGTCCTCATACCACAGTGGTTTTGGCAATGAGTGCAGATGGCAAAATAGCAGATTTTAGGCGATCGCCTGCTCGATTTGGCTCCGGGGCTGATCAAGCACACCTAGAAAAACAAATCGCTGCCTCTGATGCCGTTCTCTTTGGTGCTGGCACTCTCCGTGCTTACGGTACGACACTTACCGTATCACATCCAACACTGCTGCAACATCGAATCAAAGAGGGTAAGACCCCCCAACCGGTTCATATAGTCATTACACAATCTGCGGATTTTAATCCGGAAATCAAGTTTTTTAAACAACCTATCCCACGTTGGTTATTGACCACAGCAGCAGGAGCAACTGTTTGGCAAGGATGCTCAGAATTTGAACAGATTTTAGTTTTTGAAACCTCAACTGGAACAATTGACACTACAGCTGCGTTGCAATATCTGGCATCTATACATATAACACGCTTAGTCGTCTTAGGTGGCGGTCAATTAGTAGCTTCTATGGTTCACTCAGATTTAATAGACGAATTCTGGTTGACTATTTGCCCATTGATTTTGGGTGGTACGACAGCACCCACCCCAGTAGAAGGACAGGGATTTTTCGCTAATTTGGCTCCTCGGCTCAAACTTTTGGCAGTTGAACAAGTTGAGCAAGAAGTCTTTTTACACTATCAGGTGCAACGAACATTAGACTAA
- a CDS encoding integral membrane sensor signal transduction histidine kinase — protein MAKSRQSSFRRILVTRILLLFVPVLLLGEIVALNKARSSLLNTARQNLTESAVLKGEKIVNAIAALKTSVLVTSQTSILRSGSEAEVQDFINQVVKELPTYIECVQLSNLQNGDIIASSCGDKVIREPKLPFLADNLEIKAILPPKAGTTGQRDTENQLQIVLSAPVYSQSGQFKYVFSMQSSLFKHTKNHPGSLAGSTLVIADDGTILAHPIPERINSNIQEYPDAKRLQSIIKNAITGQSNSVNLSFQEGKELVAGYSVISNPIAQQPQQWIILAVTSVDNALFGLEEIKLILIVLTVGLIGATLLASLYLAPYLAAPVEELRDYVLNIHSHHAAQTVPQNFKIREFNQLAQAIDQMFERLKAWAEELEIAWKEAKTANQIKSQFLATTSHELRNPLNIIINCVRLVREDMCDNREEELEFLKRADETAIHLLGIINDLLDISKIEAGKLSVVSIPMDLRQTLLEVINIQSVTVQQKGLQLKITLGDEPIPVKADAAKLRQVLINIIGNATKFTDEGSIAIAATINNYNHNSQVIVSVTDTGLGIEPAQQHKLFRPFVRIDGGSTRKFDGTGLGLAISRNLIELMGGSISLESAGLNQGTTVKIILPIIDSENGENGKVTSEEEKITELNSHEATSTEDNYQLPLVEKIFKG, from the coding sequence ATGGCTAAGTCCCGCCAATCGTCATTTAGACGTATTTTAGTAACAAGAATTTTGCTACTGTTTGTCCCAGTGTTACTGCTGGGGGAAATTGTCGCTTTGAATAAAGCTCGTTCTAGCCTACTGAACACTGCCCGTCAAAATCTCACAGAAAGTGCAGTTCTCAAAGGTGAAAAGATAGTTAATGCGATCGCTGCTCTCAAAACCAGTGTATTAGTTACTAGTCAAACATCTATACTGCGATCGGGTTCAGAGGCTGAAGTCCAAGACTTTATCAATCAGGTAGTCAAAGAACTACCAACCTACATTGAGTGTGTACAATTAAGCAATCTGCAAAACGGCGACATCATTGCTAGTAGTTGTGGCGACAAAGTAATTAGAGAACCCAAATTACCTTTTTTGGCTGACAATCTGGAAATCAAGGCAATATTACCGCCCAAAGCAGGTACAACAGGCCAAAGAGATACAGAAAATCAACTACAAATAGTACTATCTGCCCCTGTGTACAGTCAAAGTGGGCAATTCAAGTATGTTTTCAGTATGCAGTCGTCACTATTCAAGCACACCAAAAATCATCCAGGCTCACTTGCTGGTTCCACATTGGTAATTGCTGACGATGGCACAATCCTTGCCCACCCAATACCAGAGAGAATCAACAGTAATATTCAGGAATACCCTGATGCCAAGCGATTGCAAAGCATTATTAAAAATGCCATCACAGGACAAAGTAATTCTGTCAACTTATCGTTTCAAGAAGGCAAAGAATTAGTCGCTGGTTACAGTGTGATTAGCAATCCCATTGCACAACAGCCACAACAATGGATTATTTTAGCTGTGACTAGTGTGGATAATGCACTATTTGGTTTAGAGGAAATTAAATTAATCTTAATTGTATTGACAGTTGGTTTAATTGGTGCAACTTTGTTGGCATCGCTATATTTGGCTCCTTACTTGGCAGCCCCTGTGGAAGAATTGCGAGATTATGTGCTGAATATTCACAGTCATCATGCAGCCCAAACAGTCCCGCAAAACTTTAAAATTCGGGAATTTAACCAACTAGCACAAGCAATTGATCAGATGTTTGAAAGGCTCAAAGCCTGGGCGGAAGAATTAGAAATTGCTTGGAAAGAAGCCAAAACTGCTAACCAAATTAAAAGTCAGTTTTTGGCTACAACTTCTCATGAATTGCGTAACCCCCTGAATATCATTATTAATTGTGTGCGCCTAGTCAGAGAAGATATGTGCGATAACCGCGAAGAGGAACTAGAGTTTCTCAAACGCGCTGACGAAACCGCCATCCATTTACTAGGCATTATTAACGATTTACTGGATATTTCTAAAATTGAAGCAGGTAAACTCTCGGTTGTTTCCATACCAATGGATTTACGACAAACTTTGTTAGAGGTAATTAATATCCAATCGGTAACTGTGCAACAAAAAGGCTTACAGTTAAAAATCACCTTGGGTGATGAGCCGATTCCAGTCAAGGCAGATGCAGCTAAACTGCGGCAAGTATTAATTAATATTATTGGTAATGCCACTAAGTTTACAGATGAAGGCAGTATTGCGATCGCCGCTACAATTAACAATTACAATCACAATTCTCAAGTCATTGTTTCTGTAACCGACACAGGTTTAGGTATTGAACCTGCTCAACAACACAAATTATTTCGCCCCTTTGTACGAATAGATGGTGGTTCTACACGTAAGTTCGATGGTACAGGATTGGGACTAGCAATTTCTCGCAACTTAATTGAACTGATGGGTGGTAGCATTTCCCTAGAAAGTGCTGGTCTTAATCAAGGCACAACTGTCAAAATTATTTTGCCAATCATCGATAGTGAGAATGGGGAAAATGGGAAAGTTACCTCTGAAGAAGAGAAAATCACAGAGCTAAACTCCCACGAAGCAACTTCCACTGAAGATAATTATCAATTACCATTAGTAGAAAAAATCTTTAAAGGTTGA